A stretch of the Planktothricoides raciborskii GIHE-MW2 genome encodes the following:
- a CDS encoding prepilin-type N-terminal cleavage/methylation domain-containing protein translates to MSKLNHIQIIYKRCRSYLSQTKDSGFTLLEVLMAITVSSVVVYAMLSLVVSLLETEKRETAKTQTQIEIGQAIDYIASEIEQAAYIYESSCLGGGRQSDGNPVNGDEYCPGLSNIITFPSGLTPVLAFWKLEAVPYNTATNSNEALPVSCLNMPTTPINLQEECYGIKNSRSSYTLVVYGLRTDTNDTWDGPARITRYQMRKYKTDDLKNLTKTAEYLINNQDPETTTFQKWPCTNSPCSPKKITQYNDDVLVDLIDDDKNQSTGGTQAICDQNKYVNTTYSLSPAANTPDGFYACVSSPGGSGGYQDAVIFMRGNAAARAGEEPKSQNPAYLPSISRRVKAGTLLNRTPPEPSE, encoded by the coding sequence ATGAGTAAATTAAATCATATTCAAATTATTTACAAAAGATGTCGATCCTATCTAAGTCAAACCAAAGATAGCGGATTTACCCTGCTCGAAGTATTAATGGCGATCACGGTTTCTAGTGTCGTTGTCTATGCCATGCTTTCCTTAGTGGTCAGCTTATTGGAAACAGAAAAAAGAGAAACCGCCAAAACCCAAACTCAAATCGAAATCGGCCAAGCGATCGATTACATTGCTTCAGAAATTGAACAAGCCGCTTATATTTATGAAAGCTCATGCTTAGGCGGTGGGAGACAGTCTGATGGAAATCCCGTCAATGGAGATGAATATTGCCCAGGATTAAGCAATATTATTACATTTCCCTCTGGGTTGACTCCTGTCCTGGCTTTTTGGAAATTAGAAGCCGTTCCTTATAATACTGCCACTAACAGCAATGAAGCATTGCCTGTATCATGTTTAAATATGCCTACTACGCCTATTAATTTACAAGAAGAATGTTATGGCATAAAAAATAGTCGAAGTAGCTACACCTTGGTCGTCTATGGACTCCGAACTGACACTAATGATACTTGGGATGGCCCAGCCAGAATCACCCGCTATCAAATGCGGAAATATAAAACCGATGATTTAAAAAATTTAACCAAAACCGCTGAATATCTCATCAATAACCAAGACCCGGAAACTACAACATTTCAAAAATGGCCTTGTACTAACTCACCTTGTTCCCCCAAAAAAATTACTCAATACAACGATGATGTACTCGTAGACTTAATCGATGACGATAAGAATCAAAGTACCGGAGGAACTCAGGCCATTTGTGATCAAAATAAATATGTGAACACTACATATAGCCTCAGTCCGGCTGCAAATACCCCTGATGGTTTCTACGCTTGTGTTTCCAGTCCCGGTGGTTCCGGTGGTTATCAAGATGCCGTAATCTTTATGCGGGGCAATGCCGCCGCCCGCGCTGGAGAAGAACCCAAGTCACAAAACCCTGCTTATTTACCAAGCATCAGCAGACGAGTCAAAGCGGGTACTTTATTAAACCGAACACCACCAGAGCCTTCAGAATAA
- a CDS encoding prepilin-type N-terminal cleavage/methylation domain-containing protein yields the protein MCFQMHRLTIKKTGFLLFVSKVICLSRKRNPASSEKGLTLVECLAAIVIFGLSITAITSPIMLAMATRVRAYRVQQAMQIAQGEIDRVRLILERGDLSLAQLTPLLPPNAGGGEAAAFGAPTAEDTACKTTASTPKPTASNSNQWCRVTLKNEEFAVQTFRTKTTALKDISPDSKSQTPIGLMMGVRVYPIAAINSKQALSKEPMSLGFSAITTSSAAPLVAIYTPIVRSDLDESAEVYKALLK from the coding sequence ATGTGCTTCCAGATGCACCGCTTAACCATCAAAAAAACCGGGTTTCTGCTGTTTGTTTCAAAAGTTATCTGTTTATCGCGAAAAAGAAACCCGGCTTCTTCTGAAAAAGGACTTACCCTCGTGGAATGCTTGGCGGCAATTGTGATCTTTGGTCTGTCCATTACCGCCATCACTTCACCCATCATGTTGGCCATGGCCACTCGTGTCCGGGCATACCGAGTACAACAGGCCATGCAAATTGCCCAAGGAGAAATCGATCGCGTCCGACTGATTCTCGAACGGGGGGATTTATCTCTCGCCCAACTAACCCCCTTGCTGCCGCCGAATGCGGGGGGTGGGGAAGCCGCAGCATTCGGGGCACCGACTGCCGAGGATACAGCCTGTAAAACCACCGCCAGCACCCCCAAACCAACGGCCAGCAACTCTAATCAATGGTGCCGAGTCACCCTGAAAAATGAGGAGTTTGCTGTGCAGACATTCCGTACCAAAACTACAGCATTAAAGGACATTTCACCAGACAGCAAAAGCCAAACCCCCATTGGCTTGATGATGGGGGTCCGGGTTTACCCCATTGCCGCCATAAATAGCAAACAAGCCCTAAGCAAAGAACCCATGTCTCTCGGATTTTCCGCCATCACCACCTCCAGCGCTGCCCCCCTGGTGGCCATTTACACTCCAATAGTTCGGAGTGATTTGGATGAGTCTGCCGAAGTTTACAAAGCGCTTTTAAAGTAA
- the gatB gene encoding Asp-tRNA(Asn)/Glu-tRNA(Gln) amidotransferase subunit GatB, with amino-acid sequence MTTATPVKTKYEAIIGLETHCQVKSDTKIFCHCSTEFGTPPNTNVCPVCMGMPGVLPVLNERVLEYAVKTGLALNCQIAKYSKFDRKQYFYPDLPKNYQISQYDLPIAEHGYLEIELIDDDGNAARKKIGITRLHMEEDAGKLVHGGSDRLAGSTHSLVDFNRTGVPLMEIVSEPDIRSGAEAAEYGQELQRIVRYLGVSDGNMQEGSLRCDVNISIRPVGQKEFGVKVEIKNMNSFSAIQRAIDYEIERQIEALESGEKIFQETRLWEEGSQRTISMRSKEGSSDYRYFPEPDLGPIEIPAYQLEEWKSQLPELPAAKRHRYENNIGLSAYDTRVLTDDRSVAEYFEATLQAGADAKLAANWIMGDITGYLKNEKLTIDQIALKPAELSELISLIQAGTISGKIAKDILPELLTAGGSPKALVESKGLIQISDTGALEVMIAEVLAAHPDELAKYRGGKKQLKGFFVGQVIKKSGGRADPKLTNQLLSQQLDG; translated from the coding sequence ATGACCACAGCTACACCAGTTAAAACGAAGTACGAAGCCATTATTGGTCTGGAAACTCACTGCCAGGTAAAGTCTGACACTAAGATTTTTTGTCATTGTTCTACGGAATTTGGCACTCCTCCCAACACGAATGTTTGTCCCGTGTGTATGGGAATGCCCGGAGTGTTGCCCGTACTCAATGAGCGAGTGCTGGAATATGCGGTGAAAACCGGATTAGCTCTTAACTGCCAGATTGCCAAGTACAGTAAATTTGACCGAAAACAGTATTTTTATCCCGATTTGCCGAAAAATTATCAAATTTCTCAGTATGACTTGCCGATCGCGGAACATGGTTATCTGGAAATTGAATTAATTGATGATGACGGCAATGCTGCCCGCAAGAAAATCGGCATTACTCGCTTACACATGGAAGAGGATGCGGGTAAGTTAGTGCATGGAGGGAGCGATCGCCTCGCGGGTTCGACTCACTCCTTGGTAGACTTCAACCGCACTGGGGTGCCGTTGATGGAAATTGTCTCGGAACCAGATATCCGTTCCGGGGCTGAAGCAGCGGAATATGGCCAAGAACTCCAGCGCATTGTCCGCTACCTGGGGGTCAGCGATGGCAATATGCAGGAAGGTTCTTTACGCTGTGATGTGAATATTTCCATTCGTCCCGTGGGACAAAAAGAGTTTGGCGTTAAGGTAGAAATCAAGAATATGAACTCCTTTAGCGCTATTCAACGGGCGATCGACTATGAAATTGAGCGGCAAATTGAAGCCCTAGAATCCGGGGAAAAGATTTTCCAAGAAACCCGTCTCTGGGAAGAAGGCAGTCAACGCACGATTAGTATGCGTTCCAAAGAGGGTTCTAGTGACTATCGTTATTTCCCCGAACCGGATCTCGGCCCAATCGAGATACCTGCATACCAGTTAGAAGAGTGGAAGTCCCAACTACCCGAACTTCCTGCGGCCAAACGGCATCGTTATGAGAATAATATCGGCCTTTCTGCTTACGATACTCGCGTGCTGACGGACGATCGCAGCGTTGCCGAATATTTTGAAGCCACTTTACAAGCTGGTGCCGATGCCAAACTAGCCGCTAACTGGATTATGGGCGATATCACCGGCTATTTGAAAAACGAGAAACTGACTATCGATCAAATTGCCCTAAAGCCTGCGGAACTCAGCGAACTGATTTCTTTAATTCAAGCAGGCACGATTAGCGGCAAAATTGCCAAGGATATTCTGCCAGAATTACTCACCGCTGGCGGTTCTCCGAAAGCCCTGGTGGAAAGTAAGGGATTAATCCAAATTTCTGATACCGGGGCTTTAGAAGTCATGATTGCTGAAGTTTTGGCCGCCCATCCTGATGAGTTGGCAAAATATCGTGGCGGCAAGAAGCAACTAAAAGGCTTTTTTGTCGGTCAAGTGATCAAGAAAAGTGGCGGACGGGCCGATCCGAAGTTAACCAATCAGTTGCTTTCCCAGCAGTTAGACGGTTAG
- a CDS encoding NB-ARC domain-containing protein, protein MDIDVLKFTDSLFFSETGQHINRLQKVILTGTLHGHKYSEIAKAENCTEGHVRNVASQLWQVLSNALEQEVNKSNLSDILHRYNFSIIISSEFVNINQMTLCNNIQKLEVINNCSPVPPSPPAPANPPPLYIDLGDAPEIFTFYDSPRGDFGSRTTELATLEQWISNDGFNRGDILPSRTKIAAILGMSGIGKTALAIRLIDRIKTQFNYVIYRSLRFSPPLETMLTNLLQIFSESAENSPPVWGKQGIANSQIFNYLRQHRCLIVFDDLEALFSDGKLAGQYKPGHEDYQRSLQQVTEVNHHSCFILISSEQPREIAELEKSNYPIHSLVLGGIGIAAKDILTGHQLSDESMWETLINLYQGNPLWLNITATLIAELFGGSVADFLQYDMPMLDESLRWRLEQQFQRLTEPEIAVITQLAYSTEAVALSQLLNELTLSPTELINAVRSLVRRFIVETEERGKITCFTLNPVVAQYVKTRQ, encoded by the coding sequence ATGGACATCGATGTATTAAAGTTTACAGATAGTTTATTTTTTTCCGAGACGGGTCAACATATAAATCGTCTCCAAAAGGTGATTTTGACAGGAACACTGCATGGTCATAAATATAGCGAAATAGCCAAAGCGGAAAACTGTACCGAAGGTCATGTGAGAAATGTTGCGTCACAATTATGGCAAGTTCTCTCCAATGCTTTAGAGCAAGAAGTGAATAAATCTAATTTGTCTGATATATTACATCGTTATAATTTTTCGATTATTATTTCATCAGAATTTGTGAATATTAATCAGATGACTTTGTGCAATAATATACAGAAATTAGAAGTCATCAATAATTGCTCGCCCGTTCCCCCTTCCCCTCCAGCCCCAGCAAATCCTCCTCCACTATATATAGACTTAGGTGACGCCCCAGAAATCTTCACCTTTTACGATTCGCCTAGGGGTGATTTCGGTTCACGCACCACCGAACTCGCCACCCTAGAACAATGGATCTCAAACGACGGGTTTAACAGGGGCGATATTCTTCCTTCCCGCACAAAAATCGCCGCAATTTTAGGCATGAGTGGCATTGGCAAAACTGCCTTGGCTATCCGCTTAATAGACAGAATCAAAACCCAATTTAATTACGTTATCTATCGGAGTCTCCGGTTTTCACCCCCCCTGGAAACCATGCTGACAAACCTGCTACAAATTTTCTCCGAATCAGCAGAAAATTCCCCGCCCGTTTGGGGCAAGCAGGGAATCGCTAATAGTCAAATTTTTAACTACTTACGGCAGCATCGTTGCTTAATCGTATTCGATGACTTAGAAGCACTTTTTAGTGACGGTAAGCTTGCCGGACAATATAAACCAGGTCATGAAGATTATCAGCGATCTTTACAACAAGTTACCGAAGTAAATCATCATAGTTGTTTCATTTTAATTAGTTCCGAACAACCTAGAGAAATTGCCGAATTAGAAAAATCAAACTATCCGATTCATTCCTTAGTTTTAGGCGGTATAGGCATCGCGGCGAAAGATATTTTAACCGGGCATCAGTTATCCGATGAATCAATGTGGGAAACCCTGATTAATCTGTATCAAGGCAATCCTCTCTGGTTAAATATAACGGCGACTCTAATTGCCGAATTATTTGGCGGCAGTGTAGCTGATTTTTTGCAATACGATATGCCCATGTTAGATGAATCATTACGCTGGCGATTAGAGCAACAATTTCAGCGATTAACCGAGCCCGAAATTGCGGTAATTACTCAGCTTGCCTACTCAACAGAAGCCGTGGCATTATCGCAACTGTTAAACGAATTAACATTATCTCCTACCGAGTTAATCAATGCTGTGCGATCGCTGGTGAGGCGATTTATTGTGGAAACAGAAGAACGGGGCAAAATAACTTGTTTTACGTTAAATCCGGTGGTAGCGCAATATGTGAAAACTAGGCAATAG
- a CDS encoding type II toxin-antitoxin system RelE/ParE family toxin yields MTNSNENTDANLDFYSVLLSFDARDFFEESDAPLQRKLDRCFERLKVDPRSHPNIKSLKGDLAGYYRYRVGDYRVVYCIDEGTKQVIVTAIAHRSEVY; encoded by the coding sequence TTGACAAACTCAAACGAAAATACTGATGCAAACCTTGATTTTTATTCAGTTTTGCTAAGTTTTGATGCTCGGGATTTTTTTGAAGAATCTGATGCGCCTTTGCAACGCAAGCTAGACCGATGTTTTGAGAGATTGAAAGTCGATCCTCGCAGTCATCCTAACATTAAATCACTCAAAGGAGACTTAGCCGGATACTATCGCTATCGCGTTGGAGATTATCGAGTTGTCTATTGCATTGACGAGGGGACAAAGCAGGTAATTGTTACTGCGATCGCTCATCGCAGTGAGGTATATTAA
- a CDS encoding prepilin-type N-terminal cleavage/methylation domain-containing protein → MSDLTKPSEKLHLLRHLADYPPSLPFERGERLGKVFRLRKAGKISDSGFTDRPDRCRGDSRITETGFLLRIPQLTADIHSRNPVSSWRNASNARNGANNFLPSSGFTLLELLLVVFIISLLGAIAIPSWLSLLNTTRVNNAQSTLYSAMLQAKSKATEQKVIYQVSFREQNNTAQWAVHPVTINPLDAGWHDLNPSVKIDAAETTLYKHPATGVWRVQFNHKGHANGQLGRVTVALRDSGKKKRCVFVSTLLGALRQGQENSKPKNGRYCY, encoded by the coding sequence ATGTCTGATTTAACTAAACCATCAGAAAAGTTGCATTTACTGCGGCATTTAGCGGATTATCCCCCCTCGCTCCCCTTTGAAAGGGGGGAAAGATTAGGGAAAGTTTTCCGGTTAAGAAAAGCCGGAAAAATTTCTGATTCAGGATTTACCGATCGCCCAGATCGATGTAGGGGTGATTCGCGAATCACAGAAACCGGGTTTCTTCTTCGCATCCCACAGTTAACTGCTGATATTCATAGCAGAAACCCGGTTTCTTCTTGGAGAAATGCGAGCAATGCTAGAAATGGAGCGAATAATTTTCTTCCGTCCAGTGGCTTTACGCTTCTAGAGCTTTTGCTGGTGGTTTTTATTATCAGTCTTTTAGGCGCGATCGCGATTCCTAGTTGGCTATCATTGCTAAATACTACTCGAGTGAATAATGCTCAGAGTACCTTATATTCAGCAATGCTCCAAGCCAAGAGCAAAGCCACCGAACAAAAAGTGATTTATCAAGTCAGTTTTCGAGAGCAAAATAATACTGCACAATGGGCGGTTCATCCAGTGACGATAAACCCATTGGATGCGGGTTGGCATGATTTAAATCCCTCAGTAAAAATTGATGCAGCGGAGACGACTTTGTATAAGCATCCTGCCACAGGAGTTTGGCGAGTACAGTTTAATCATAAAGGTCATGCCAATGGTCAGTTAGGCAGAGTCACGGTGGCGCTGCGGGATAGTGGCAAGAAAAAACGGTGCGTTTTTGTGTCTACTTTGTTGGGGGCTTTGCGGCAAGGACAGGAAAATTCTAAGCCCAAAAATGGCCGGTATTGTTATTAG
- a CDS encoding BrnT family toxin, whose product MQFEWDENKNAQNLKKHGISFEEAQEIFDGIVFTAIDERFDYGEIREISIGAIQGVVIVTAY is encoded by the coding sequence ATGCAGTTTGAATGGGATGAAAATAAAAACGCCCAAAATCTCAAAAAACATGGCATTAGCTTTGAGGAAGCTCAAGAAATCTTTGACGGAATCGTTTTTACCGCCATTGATGAGCGTTTCGACTACGGAGAAATTCGAGAAATCAGTATTGGTGCCATACAAGGTGTCGTTATCGTCACTGCATACTGA
- a CDS encoding BrnA antitoxin family protein: MTISPKRLKELENIPESAIDTSDIPELDANFWSNAKLVKPLTKQAISLRVDPDVLDWFKSQGKGYQSLMNAVLRSYVEHQIKSSQ; this comes from the coding sequence ATGACTATCTCACCCAAGCGACTTAAAGAATTAGAAAATATTCCAGAATCTGCCATTGATACATCTGATATTCCTGAATTAGATGCGAATTTTTGGTCAAACGCAAAACTGGTGAAGCCTCTGACCAAACAAGCGATTTCTTTAAGGGTCGATCCCGATGTATTGGATTGGTTCAAAAGCCAAGGAAAAGGTTATCAATCTCTGATGAATGCTGTGCTGCGTTCTTATGTTGAACATCAGATAAAAAGTAGTCAGTAA
- a CDS encoding Tfp pilus assembly protein FimT/FimU → MINLPTRKNWLKHHSNTSGFTLLELLVVVVMIGILAALGIPSWISLVNNNKISNAQSEVFQAMRDAQSKAKVRKTTWEARFKNGQNANGNPAIQWSVNSASGSPIWRTISSPGVQVDTALTDMNKIGESWSVQFDYKGEVKVTDQGKKITVVIGNGGGRKKCVFVKTTLGALKTAEGDKCNN, encoded by the coding sequence ATGATTAATCTACCAACTAGGAAAAATTGGCTGAAGCACCACTCTAATACATCTGGCTTTACCCTATTAGAGTTATTAGTGGTCGTAGTCATGATCGGAATTCTGGCTGCCCTGGGAATTCCCAGTTGGATCTCCCTAGTCAACAATAACAAAATTAGTAATGCTCAATCAGAAGTATTCCAAGCCATGCGGGATGCCCAAAGCAAAGCCAAGGTGAGAAAGACTACTTGGGAAGCGCGGTTTAAAAATGGCCAAAATGCCAATGGTAACCCTGCGATCCAGTGGTCAGTGAACTCAGCCAGTGGTAGCCCAATATGGCGAACTATTAGTAGTCCAGGAGTTCAAGTCGATACAGCACTGACAGATATGAATAAAATTGGCGAGTCATGGTCAGTCCAATTTGACTACAAAGGTGAAGTCAAGGTTACTGATCAAGGTAAAAAAATTACTGTAGTTATTGGCAATGGCGGTGGGCGGAAAAAATGTGTTTTTGTCAAGACTACTTTGGGCGCGCTGAAAACCGCTGAGGGAGATAAGTGTAACAATTAG
- a CDS encoding prepilin-type N-terminal cleavage/methylation domain-containing protein, translated as MKSIFSYFGFLDRKPNSGFTLVELLFVIIIIGILSTISIVTMFNSIKKAKQVEAILNINDCQKKQLVFYTENHRFTNALELLGLQPESQHFIYQVEISPPTEPEHGNETLVCCMAAEKGGDGQMLFMCTSSSD; from the coding sequence ATGAAATCCATTTTTAGTTATTTTGGCTTTCTCGATCGCAAGCCGAACTCAGGTTTTACTCTGGTAGAACTGTTGTTTGTGATAATTATTATCGGCATTCTCTCCACTATTTCTATAGTGACAATGTTTAATTCAATAAAAAAAGCAAAACAAGTAGAAGCAATTCTTAATATTAATGATTGCCAGAAAAAACAGCTAGTATTTTATACGGAAAATCATCGGTTTACCAATGCTCTAGAATTATTGGGTTTACAACCGGAAAGCCAGCATTTTATCTACCAAGTAGAGATATCTCCTCCTACCGAGCCTGAACACGGTAATGAAACATTAGTTTGTTGTATGGCTGCGGAGAAGGGAGGCGATGGCCAAATGCTATTTATGTGTACATCATCTAGTGATTAA